The Paenibacillus sp. BIC5C1 DNA segment AGTTTAGCGGTTGCTTGCCTGAGTTCAACTTCGTATCTCACCACGTGCAGACCCTAAGGCGGTGGCTCTTTGCATATCAATGGTTGGTCATTCTCCTAGGCCTTCAAGGATATGATGTTGAGGTGGAAGCGTTTGAAAGAAAACAAGGCGGGTAATAACATAGCGAACCACTCAATTAGATGAGGAGGGATTCACTATGCAGAAGAAAATCGTAGGTGTGTTTAATACAGAGCGTGAGGCATCATCCGCAATCGAGGGACTGAAAGCGCAAGGGTTCACTTCAGATGAAATCTCGGTCGTTACACAAGATCGGGATGAACTGAAAGCTATTCGCGAAGAGACGGGTACAAAAGCACCCGAAGGTGTAGCTGCAGGTGCGGCAACAGGCGGGGTGCTCGGCGGAGTCGCTGGATTGCTCGCTGGCATTGGCGCATTGGCGATTCCGGGCATAGGTCCTATTCTGGCCGCTGGCCCAATTGCTGCAGCATTTACGGGTGCAGCTGTAGGTGCAGGAGCAGGCGGACTTGTAGGTGGACTTGTGGGTCTGGGCATTCCGGAAGAGGACGCAAGACAGTATGAGGAATACGTGCAAAGTGGTAAAATCCTGCTACTCGTGGACTCTACGGATCGGGACACGGATGTTTATGACGTGTTTAGCAGTAACAGTTATGTGAACCGGGACAGAATTGATGTCAATCGGGATGATGTTACGGTTGAGCGCACGGATCTCGATATGGAAAATCAAAGATTGGAAGCTCGGGATAAGGCCGCTCGACTTGGCAACAATACTTTTCTATAATAAATCGGTTCAGTAAAGACAGGAATCTTCAACTGGAATGACATAAGTGAGCCACCAGGTGGTCATCAGCCGGTTTCCTTTAGAGGAAGCCGGCTTTTGTCCCTGTTTTAACTTCCTGCTGTTGCAAGGTACAGGTGTTAAACCTGCCAGGCAGGGAATAACAATACATACAGCAATACGGCCAGGGCCAGTCCAATTACCAGTAGCATCAGCGTCAGGAACCGAATCAATCTCGTGGATGCCTGGAATGTTTGTGAATTAATCTGATTGCGTTTTCGGTGATAAGCGGAAGCAGAGCACAGGATGATCAGAATACCACTGACCAAGGAAGTAATACCAATGATGATTGCCGCGATATGGGCCATCCGATCATATGCCGTTGAACTGAATCCGAAGCCTGCTGCAAGAAAACCAATCCCGACCATGGCAATGCCGGTACGTACCCAGGCCAGAAAGGTTCGTTCGTTAGCGAGATGCTGTTGTACATATTTGGAGTCAATGGTGGTTATGTCTTGGTCTATACCTGAGATGTAAATCACCCCGTTCATCAATATATGGCTTTATTGTACGTCGTTTTCATGGCAAAACCAAGAAAGGAGGCTTTCTGTTATGCCTCGTAAAGAACGAATTACAGAAATTGAAAGTCTGAGGGGGATTGCTTTTGCAGCAGTCGTCCTTCAGCACTCCATTGCACATTATTCCCTGGTCCCGGAAGCGGGGCTGGAAGACGGTGTATTGCTCGCAATCTTATTAGTGCTGTCCAAATTTGCTGTACCCCTGTTTATTTTTATTACAGGTATGGTGCTTTTCTATAATACAGGAGACAAGTTGCATTATGGACGTTTTATGCAAAAGCGATTAACCGATGTAATCGTCCCCTATATGATTTGGTCACTGATCTATTTCACACTCGCACCTCGCGGATGGAACGGATTTGGTTGGCAGGATATCCCTGACCTTGGTTTAAAATTAATCACAGGCAAAACGACCTCGCATTTTTGGTACATTATTATGCTTATTCAGTTTTATCTGTTGTTTCCCCTGTTTTTGCGAGCCATCCGTTACGTCTATAACCGATATGAGGCGAAAGGGCGCACAATAGCTCTTCTGATCTCCGGTGTGGTGTACCTCGTGCTCGCGGATCAATTGCGAAATATCGCCAGGTTTATGGAATGGTTGAGTGTCCCGGTGCTGACCGATGCCTTTACAACCTATGCGGATCGAAATTTCCTGTATTTCTTTTTTTATTTTGTGCTTGGTGCGGCAGCCGGGCTATCGGTTCAACATTGGAATGAGTGGATTCAACGTTTGCGCTGGGGATATTGGACCGTGTTTATTGTCCTTGGTCTTCGGTTTATATATAAGTTAATGCTGGAGTTCCAGAAGCCGGAGGGTATACAGATTACATTCTATACCGTCAGTCTTATTCGACCGGATATGATCTTATTTCTCATTGCTTCCATCATGGTGATGTACCAGCTGGCTGGCAAGCTCCACAATATCAGAGTAACACGATTGTTGGCGTGGATTGGCGGGGTTTCATACGGGGGTTACCTGATGCACATGCTGATGTTGCGCTACAGCTACATTCCGGATGAACAGTTTTTTGTGGCACTGGGTTTAAACCCCGTAATTCGCATGATCATCACTTGGCTGCTGGCGCTTACGTTATCCTGCGTACTTACGTGGCTCATCTCTCGCGCAAGCTGGGGCAAGTGGGTTGTGGGAACTGTACCGAAGTCCAAACCTGATTAACGGGTGAATACATCATTATATGAAAAATTCAGAATAACAGTGAGTAGAAGTCCGATGAAAATGGAAGCAACAACCTGAAAAAAGTGACGCCATTACTATGACGAACCTTTTTTGAAATAATTTTTTAAAATTTCATTACATGAAAAATTCATAATAGAAAGTCCAAATTCTCGCTCTACCTTACGTTCCTGCCTCTCCATCAGTTCTCCTTCTTGCATTCCAACGCCCATCGATTAAAGGGAGAAAGACGGATAAAGATGGCAGAAGGGGAACATAAGTTTTATAATACTAGATATATAGAGCTGACAGGAGGGGATTGAACGTGGCTTTTATGATTGCGCAGCGGGCATTTATTAAGCTGTATCTGATTACGATGGTTGAACAGCACAGGGGATATGGTTATGAGATGCTGGAAGCCATGAAGCAGGAATTCAAAGCCTACGGTTATGTACCACCCCAGAGCGAGATATACCGGGCGCTGCATGAATTGGTTCAACAGGGTGTCTTTTATCGTACAAAGAAGCTGAAGGGCAGTGATCCCAAAGTCGATTTTCAGGAAATCGTTTTATATCACTTCACGGATGATGGTGCGGAGAAAGCCGAATTATATAAAAAACAGGTTAAGGCTGATCTTGATCGTTGTCTCGGCATGTTACACAAGGCAGAAGAGGACAATTACGGAGTGAAAGGAAGATAAGCATGGACAGACACTTACAGTGGGGTGTACTTGGTACATCTACAATTGCGAAAAATGCAGTCATTCCTGCGATTCAACAATCCGAACGTGGTGAAGTCTTGGCAATAGCCAGCCGCAGCAAGGAGAAGGCGGAAGCTCTTGCAAATGAACTCGACATTGCCAGAGCGTATGGCAGTTATGATGAACTCATTGCGGACCCGGATATTGAAGCTGTGTATATTCCTCTGCCGAACCACATGCATAAGGAGTGGACAATTAAGGCTGCTCAGGCTGGAAAACATGTATTATGTGAGAAGCCGGCTGCTCTGAATTCAGATGAAGCGGCGGAAATGATTGAGGTATGTCAACAGCACGGCGTACTGTTTGCAGAAGCCATCATGTATCGATACCATCCCAAGCATAGACGTGTACAAGAGATCATAGCCAGTGGGGAGATTGGTACGGTCAGAGCCCTCCACGGCAATTTCACTTGCAATACCGCTGACGATAAGGACAATGTAAGGTTCAAAAAGGAGATGGGCGGAGGATCATTATTTGATCTTGGCGTATATCCTATCTCGGCAGCCCGCATGTATCTGGGGCAGGAACCGGAAGCCGTTACGGTACATGCTCTATTTTCAGAAGAGCATGATGGCGTCGATATGATGGCTTCAGGACTTGTGGAGTTTCCCAATTCAGTAGCGTTAACGTTTGACTGCGGCATGTGGGCTTCTGGACGAGCCGAGATGGAGATACTTGGTACCGATGGTCGGATTGAACTGCCCAAGGTGTTCGGTTGGGAGAACAGTGATATTCCACCACAGATTATCGTGCACACCGATTCCGTCAGCCGTGAGGAACGTGTATCGGTATCGAACTCCTATGTTTTGCAGGTGGAGACCTTTGCAGCCGCAGTGCTTGAAGGAGAAACGTTACCGTTCAGTCCGCAAAATACCATTCAGAATATGCGTGTTATTGATGCATGTTTGGAATCGGCGCGAACCCGTCAACGGGTGCAATTAGTGGATCAAAACAGGAGCTAGCATGCTAACATGATAGATGAAAAGAAATGTTCGAAATGGTAGACTCCATCCGCCGGGATGTGAGTCTTTTGTTATATTTAAATGTTATATTTATATATTTTTACAATAATAACAGTTAAATTTGATATTTCCTCCAAAATGATGTGATATAAATAGTAAATAGATGGCTTTTTCACTATAATCTAGCAGAACGTACATCCAGGCAGAATTCACATCTCATATCACTTACATAGTGGCAACGTTCATCCATTTTAAGTCATTGGGAGGCTGGATTTATGAAAAAGTTCTTGTCTACAGCTCTGCTAGCGGTTATGTTAACGATTGTTTTCTTCACAGGTTCACAGATCGCTCCGGTTGGACAGCAGAAGGCTTCAGCTGCAACGTGTACCATCATCAATACGTTTACTGGTGTGGCCAACTATCTCAGCGCCAACGGGAATCTGCCATGTAACTACATTACCAAAGCACAGGCAACGGCACTTGGCTGGGTATCTTCCCAAGGCAACCTTGCTACGGTTGCTCCGGGCAAAAGTATCGGTGGAGACGTGTTTAGCAACCGGGAAGGCTTGCTTCCAGCAGCTAGTGGCCGTACTTGGCGTGAAGCGGATATCAACTACACTTCCGGTTTCCGTAATTCTGACCGAATCCTGTACTCCAATGACGGCTTGATTTACAAAACGACAGATCACTATGCATCCTTTACTCGCTTGAAATAAGGAAGGACAGGACAGACATGAAGAGGGTAGTACTTAACGGTGAGGACTTTTCCAGCACGACAGAGCTACATGAGCTATTGAAGCAAAAGCTTGAGCTGCCAGACTTTTACGGTGCAAATCTGGACGCCTTGTGGGACTGCCTTACAGGCATGATCGAGCTGCCGCTTGAATTAACCTGGACGAACTACCAGATCAGCAAGGAACGGCTGGGTAGTGAAGCAGAGAAGGTATACCAGTTGATGCTGGAGGCGGAAGAAGAGAGTATTGGATTTCAATTCAAGACTGAGGATTAGTACATGAACTACGAATCATAGCAGCAAATAAATATTAGTGTTTGGAGAACAGACGAACAGACCCTTCGGTCTGTTTTTTTGTGTTTTTATGGAGAGGGCCCATTAAAAATCATCAAGAAAAGAATGGAATAAATACAACGTTAAAAATATTTTCACGAAAGGGTTGATTTTCGCATATCATACGTTAAAATAAAATTAACATTAAAAATATTTTCACGTTGAGAGGCGGAATAAAAATGAGCGAAGGTGCAGTCGCACACAAACAAGGGATCGGAGAATTAATTCGGGTTAAACCTTATGTGCAGTTTATGGTGAGCAAGGTTGTATCCAGATTTGGCGATTCGATTGATTCCATTGCTTATAGCTGGATGGTGTACATTTTGACAGGTTCAAAGCTGCTGATGGGAACACTGCTGGCTATTAACTTTTTGCCGAGTATCTTTCTGGGGCTGTTTGTCGGAGCTTTGGTGGATCGCATGTCGCCCAAAAAGGTGATTGTGCTCACAAATACCGGCCGAGGTTTATTTGTGGGCATTACAGCACTTTTGTTTGGTCTGGGTGAGCTGCAAGTCTGGCATCTGTTCGTTATCACCATTCTGAATTCTCTTCTGGAATGTTTTGCGTCACCTGCAGAGGTGTCCACTGTACCGCGATTACTTCCCAAATCGATGCTGCTGTCTGGTAATGCCATGGCCTCATCTGCAACCCGGGTTGCAGAACTCGCAGGACTTGCAGTGGCGGGAACGTTAATTGCAACAGCAGGGATCACGTGGACGATATTGATCGATGCGGGCTTGTTTGCTTTAAGTGCACTTCTGATGAGCCGTGTGGGGTACCCGAAAACCTCAACATCATCTAACAGTGATAATACACCATTGTATTCATCTAATTCTCCTTCAGCAAGAAAAAGTATATTCTCTGAAATGACAGAAGCCTTTCATTTTATGCGTAAACATGTGTTGTTACTGATCGTTTCGATTCTGTTTGCCTTTGTTAACTTTTGTCTGATGCCATTCAATGTCCTTCGCACGCCATATGTCATTGAAACGTTGCATGCCGGAGCAGGAGGATTAAGCCTACTCAGTGGGCTGATTGTGGCAGGCATGGTACTGAGCGGCTTGTGGCTGTCCCACCAAGGATCGAATTACCGTAAAAGTGTGCTGGTCATCGTAGGCATTGTCATGTTGGGGCTCAGTTATGCCATGACCGCTCTCCCGTCTTACATGACGTCCTACCAGCTGCCTGTTGCTGCTGTCTTTTGTCTGATGATGGGCATGGGGATTCCACTCGCTACAACACCCCTTGCATCCTATCTCATGGAAGTTACACCTTCCGAGATGCTTGGCAGAGTGTACGCCCTTCAAAGTATGCTCGTCGTGAGTGTTGCTCCATTAGGAAGCTTGCTTTCTGGAGCCCTTGCTGATTGGGTGGCATTGCCGATTCTGTTTATCGTGTTTGGTGTTTTGCTTGCCATGTCAGCTGCTCTAGTGCTTCTGAGTAAGACTTTCCGCACTGTTCTATAATAGAACTTCCTAAAGCCTGTTATCTTCAGCCTGTTTTGACCGAAACCCTGTTCGGACGGTATAATATACACATGATGGGCAACAGGTACCCCGGAAATGAGGATACAGGTATGCAGCGCAAAGTACTTTCAACGATTGAAGAAATCAAGGTCTACTCCGATCCGTATCGGATACAGATCATGAATATGTTTAATAAACAGGGCAGACCTTCTACGGTTAAAGAGATCGCAGACCAGATGGGCGAAGTCCCAGCCAAGGTACATTATCATGTGAAAAAACTGGAGAAAATCGGTCTGCTGACCATCGTATCCACTCGTGAAATTAATGGAATTATTGCCAAATATTACGATCCCTTCAAGGGGGAAATCCAGCTCCGTAACGAAGATGAAGAGAATTCACCTTTGAAGGAGGTATTTCGTTCCGAAACCTTCAAATTGTTAAATGAAATGTTTGAGCAGAGCCGTCGGCGATTCATGAATCAGGCGGAAAACGGAGACCGCATGTTTATCTCGGATATGACGTTGTATGCTAGCCGGGAAGAAGTAGAGCAGTTGTACAACAACATTACGAAGATGTGTGAACCCTACTTAACGAAAGACAGGCATGATGCGGACCAAGAGGTCTTTCATTTATTCAGTTCCCTATCCAAAGATACGGTGAATAAGCCCGCTATGGAAACCGCTGGGAAATTGAAAAAGAAGGCTTCGCCCGATAAGGGCAAGCCCGCTGCCAAAACGTCAAGACCTGCTAAAAAGCAGAAGGAATCCTCGTCTGGTGGTCAGGCGGAGGAGTAACCGAAGCATATTCATCGGATTGATTGAAGTTCCGTCTGTGTAAAGATGATATGCTGGACCAAGAAAAAAGCCGCCGTTGGCGGCTTTTTCATGCGTAATTTGGCATGATGGGAGACATGTACTTATTTAAGCGTAAACGACCTTAATTCGTTCATAAACTACATGTTTTCATCATAATCTTTCACGTCACGTTTGGCTGCGGTTGCGGGGGAGTTCGATGTGCCATATTCCTCGACGGCTTCCCAGGCGTCAGCGTTATCGAACTTGCCAGCATTGCGCTGTCTTACTTCACCGGCACCGCTAGGCGGCATCGTCATGACTTCCTCTTCAACGGGCCGTTCGTTGCTTAACTCGCGGTTAGGCGTATCATCGATACAGTAGGCCGTGTAAGGGATCGCTTCGAGTCGTTCAAAGGGAATATCCTTACCACAGGTCACACAGGAGCCATACGTTCCTTGTTCGATTCGCCCCAGCGCTTCATTCACTTGGTTGAACTCGTCGGTTAACGTATCATCTATCGCCAGGTCACGGCTTCGCTCAAACGTCTCCGTACCGGCATCTGCAGGGTGATTATCGTATGATGACAGCTCACCAGTTGAATCTTTCAGGGACTCGGCTGGAGCACCGTCTTCCATGCTGGATTCAAAATGACGCTGCAGGTTTTCATGTTGTTCCAAAAGAGCGTTTTTGAGCTCTTGAAGTTGATCTTTGGTTAATGTACTCATAAGGACATGCTCCTTTCCCGCATTGGGGTTGTAGTCAGTCCTTACCCGAATTTCATAAGAAGCAATCAGTTTCGTGTGTAAAGAGGGGCGTTCGATTTTATATCTGACGGATAATGTGTTATAAAAAATATAGAGAGAAAATGCGGCGGTATCGAAGATCTTCTTGTGCTTACCGCGGCGCGTTTGATAATGGAGGGTTGTCAATATGGATGAGCATATGAAACGAAGATTGGACAAACAAAGACAATTGTTCAAGCAATTGGGCGTACAGCTCGACGCTTTATCAATTCATGAAAAACAATTCAACTATAAACTTCGTGGTTATGATCCGGATGAGGTGGATGCCTATCTAGATTTGGTTATTAAAGATTACGAACGTTTCTACGCCAATATAGCGGATCTGATGGACAAGTGGCAAGAACAGCAGTTAACGATTCGGGATCTGAAGTCATCGGCGAAACCAGTGGAAGATCCAACGAAGATTGATCGCAAACAACTGGACGATATTGTGAAACAACTGGAATACAGCGTTCGGCAGTTAAAAATCCGGGCGCGCCCTGAACAGGACCTGTTCTCTGAGTAAGCCTGCACATCTGGGATGATATAAAATCAGCATTATAATGCTCAAATAAAAGGTGGTTAATCATGAGTACTCATTTTTCGGTCAGTGTGCATTGTTTGTTGTTGTTGTCTTTCAGCGCGCCTGAACGAATCACTTCGGCACTGATTGCAGGTAGTGTGAATACCAACCCTGTCGTGGTCAGACGTATTCTGGGCGGGTTGAAAAAGGCAGGGCTTGTGGACTCCTCACCGGGAACAAGAGGATTTTACCTCGCCAAGCCCTCAAGTGAAATCACATTAGCCATGATCTATCAGGCTGCCAAGGATGAAGGACCATTGTTTCCGATTCATGGTAACTGTAATCCAAATTGTGATGTTGGCCTTCGTATTGATAGCCTGCTGACCAATCTGTATCAGGTTGCCGAAGCAAAGGTGGAACAATTCTTTGCATCCATTACCCTTGAAGATATGGAGCGCTCCTGTTCCCAGCTTGAAGTTCTTCCATCACATGCCGAATAAAGCGTAATATAAGGGAAAGGGAAGGTGTGCTGTACTATGAAAATTATTGTCATTTCGGACACTCATTTACCTCGAAGAGCACGGAAGTTGCCCGATCCCTTGGTTGAGGCGCTTACAGATGCTGATCTGATTCTCCACGCGGGGGACTGGTCGGACTGGAGTGTATACAAGCTGCTTAGCGCTTATGCACCCGTTGAAGGTGTTGCAGGTAATACGGACCCGCCTGAAATAGGTCAAAAACTCGGGTTCTCCCGCATCGTTGAGGCGGACGGTTTGCGTCTTGGTCTTGTACATGGTCATCTGGGATCGAAGTCTACAGAGCAGAATGCGATCCACACCTTTGCAGGACAGCAGGTGGATGCTGTGATTTTTGGACACTCGCACATTCCGGTGATGCATACGGTCAATGATGTGCTGATATTTAATCCGGGTTCTCCTACGGATCGGCGGCGTCAGCCCCAGTATTCTTTTGGTATCATGACGACACATTTAGGGGAATTGCAGGCGGAACATGTTTTTTTCGATGAAAAATAAAAGTTGAAAATCAGGCATCTCGAATCAGAAGGCTCTTCTGTTAATCGGGGTGCTTTTTGCTATGTATGCATTCAAAAGGGAACTTGCAAGTTATCTCTGAATGGGGAATATGGTCTGCTGTTTATCTGTCATTCATCTCTTCTCGTTACCCCCTATGGAGGCATTTGTATGAATGATACAATGCGTTTACAACAATAAATTGAATACGTTTACATAAGGAGATGAATGTTCATGAAATTGTCTGTATTCACAGTTGCCACTCCAGACTTGACGGCAGATGAGTTGGCTTCTGCTGCAGCTGCAGCCGGCATTGAAGGGATCGAATGGAGATATCGCGGAATCCCGGCGGATGCTTTATCCGAAGAACCTTCTTATTGGAGACATAATCGTTGCTCGATAGATCCGGACCAGTGGGAGGGACAGGTACCTCTATTTCGTGATGCGGCAAAAAAGCATGGCAGACAGTCGATTGCATTGGTGCCATATCTGAGCTGTGGAGATCTGCTTGCCACGGAGCAAGCATTTCAAACTGCACAAGCCTTAGGGGCATCCATGATGCGTGTTGGAGTTCCCGGTTATGATCGGAAAACCAGCTATCCTGAGTTATACAAACAAGCTGTGCATTATCTGAATGAGGTTCAAGAGATGGCCCAACAGTATAAGGTAAAAGCTGTAGTAGAAACCCATCATCAAACGATTGCTCCCACTGCATCGCTGGCTTATCGGCTCGTGCAATCGCTGGATTCCCAGCATGTAGGGGTATTGTACGATCCAGGTAACATGGTCCATGAAGGATATGAGAACCATCGTATGGGATTGGAATTACTGGGGCCTTATCTGGCACATGTGCATGTGAAGAATGCGGCTTGGTTCAAGGATGCATCAAACATGAATTCGAATTCCAGTGTGAATGAACAAAATACAGAAATATCGCTAACATCAAACTGGCATTGTCAGTGGGCCCCCTTGACCGAAGGCGTGGTGAATTGGTTGCAAGTATTCCGCGACCTCAAATCCGTAGGATATGATGGATATTACGGGATTGAGGATTTTAGCGGAGTCTTGCAATCGAAGGCGATGTTACAGCATTTTGCAGATGTTTTTGCCGAAATTGAACGTCGTGTGGACGAGGAGGTACAGGTATGAGTTTGGTTCGAGTAGCCGTCATTGGCATTGGAAATATGGGTGCAGCACATGCCAGAACGTTGGTAGCAGGAGAAGTACCGGGTGCAGAACTGGTGGCTGTGTGTGATGTGAGACAAGAAATGGAGAGCTGGGTATCCGGCAACCTTCCGGCTTCAGTCACCTATTGGCAGGATGCGGAGCAGATGATGTCATCAGGGACAATTGATGCGGTCATTATAGCAACCCCGCATTATGACCATCCCGAAAAAGCCATTCAGGCTTTTCAGTATGGCCTGCATGTCATGATCGAGAAACCTGCCGGAGTATACACCAAACAGGTACGCAAGATGAATGAAGCGGCTGCTGCCAGCGGCAAAGTGTTTTCCATGATGTATAACCAGCGAACCAACCCTTTATATATCAAACTAAAAGATCTGATTGCATCGGGAGAACTGGGCGAGGTACGTCGCACCAACTGGATTATAACGAACTGGTATCGCTCCCAGAGTTATTATGATTCAGGCGGCTGGCGCGCTACGTGGGCTGGTGAAGGGGGCGGTGTCCTGATCAACCAGGACCCTCATCAACTGGACCTATGGCAATGGACCATCGGCATGATGCCGGTTCGTATGCGTGCCTT contains these protein-coding regions:
- a CDS encoding general stress protein, which translates into the protein MQKKIVGVFNTEREASSAIEGLKAQGFTSDEISVVTQDRDELKAIREETGTKAPEGVAAGAATGGVLGGVAGLLAGIGALAIPGIGPILAAGPIAAAFTGAAVGAGAGGLVGGLVGLGIPEEDARQYEEYVQSGKILLLVDSTDRDTDVYDVFSSNSYVNRDRIDVNRDDVTVERTDLDMENQRLEARDKAARLGNNTFL
- a CDS encoding DUF202 domain-containing protein, producing the protein MNGVIYISGIDQDITTIDSKYVQQHLANERTFLAWVRTGIAMVGIGFLAAGFGFSSTAYDRMAHIAAIIIGITSLVSGILIILCSASAYHRKRNQINSQTFQASTRLIRFLTLMLLVIGLALAVLLYVLLFPAWQV
- a CDS encoding acyltransferase; the protein is MPRKERITEIESLRGIAFAAVVLQHSIAHYSLVPEAGLEDGVLLAILLVLSKFAVPLFIFITGMVLFYNTGDKLHYGRFMQKRLTDVIVPYMIWSLIYFTLAPRGWNGFGWQDIPDLGLKLITGKTTSHFWYIIMLIQFYLLFPLFLRAIRYVYNRYEAKGRTIALLISGVVYLVLADQLRNIARFMEWLSVPVLTDAFTTYADRNFLYFFFYFVLGAAAGLSVQHWNEWIQRLRWGYWTVFIVLGLRFIYKLMLEFQKPEGIQITFYTVSLIRPDMILFLIASIMVMYQLAGKLHNIRVTRLLAWIGGVSYGGYLMHMLMLRYSYIPDEQFFVALGLNPVIRMIITWLLALTLSCVLTWLISRASWGKWVVGTVPKSKPD
- a CDS encoding helix-turn-helix transcriptional regulator, with amino-acid sequence MAFMIAQRAFIKLYLITMVEQHRGYGYEMLEAMKQEFKAYGYVPPQSEIYRALHELVQQGVFYRTKKLKGSDPKVDFQEIVLYHFTDDGAEKAELYKKQVKADLDRCLGMLHKAEEDNYGVKGR
- a CDS encoding Gfo/Idh/MocA family oxidoreductase yields the protein MDRHLQWGVLGTSTIAKNAVIPAIQQSERGEVLAIASRSKEKAEALANELDIARAYGSYDELIADPDIEAVYIPLPNHMHKEWTIKAAQAGKHVLCEKPAALNSDEAAEMIEVCQQHGVLFAEAIMYRYHPKHRRVQEIIASGEIGTVRALHGNFTCNTADDKDNVRFKKEMGGGSLFDLGVYPISAARMYLGQEPEAVTVHALFSEEHDGVDMMASGLVEFPNSVALTFDCGMWASGRAEMEILGTDGRIELPKVFGWENSDIPPQIIVHTDSVSREERVSVSNSYVLQVETFAAAVLEGETLPFSPQNTIQNMRVIDACLESARTRQRVQLVDQNRS
- a CDS encoding ribonuclease encodes the protein MKKFLSTALLAVMLTIVFFTGSQIAPVGQQKASAATCTIINTFTGVANYLSANGNLPCNYITKAQATALGWVSSQGNLATVAPGKSIGGDVFSNREGLLPAASGRTWREADINYTSGFRNSDRILYSNDGLIYKTTDHYASFTRLK
- a CDS encoding barstar family protein produces the protein MKRVVLNGEDFSSTTELHELLKQKLELPDFYGANLDALWDCLTGMIELPLELTWTNYQISKERLGSEAEKVYQLMLEAEEESIGFQFKTED
- a CDS encoding MFS transporter, which translates into the protein MSEGAVAHKQGIGELIRVKPYVQFMVSKVVSRFGDSIDSIAYSWMVYILTGSKLLMGTLLAINFLPSIFLGLFVGALVDRMSPKKVIVLTNTGRGLFVGITALLFGLGELQVWHLFVITILNSLLECFASPAEVSTVPRLLPKSMLLSGNAMASSATRVAELAGLAVAGTLIATAGITWTILIDAGLFALSALLMSRVGYPKTSTSSNSDNTPLYSSNSPSARKSIFSEMTEAFHFMRKHVLLLIVSILFAFVNFCLMPFNVLRTPYVIETLHAGAGGLSLLSGLIVAGMVLSGLWLSHQGSNYRKSVLVIVGIVMLGLSYAMTALPSYMTSYQLPVAAVFCLMMGMGIPLATTPLASYLMEVTPSEMLGRVYALQSMLVVSVAPLGSLLSGALADWVALPILFIVFGVLLAMSAALVLLSKTFRTVL
- a CDS encoding ArsR/SmtB family transcription factor, producing MQRKVLSTIEEIKVYSDPYRIQIMNMFNKQGRPSTVKEIADQMGEVPAKVHYHVKKLEKIGLLTIVSTREINGIIAKYYDPFKGEIQLRNEDEENSPLKEVFRSETFKLLNEMFEQSRRRFMNQAENGDRMFISDMTLYASREEVEQLYNNITKMCEPYLTKDRHDADQEVFHLFSSLSKDTVNKPAMETAGKLKKKASPDKGKPAAKTSRPAKKQKESSSGGQAEE
- a CDS encoding TraR/DksA C4-type zinc finger protein, which gives rise to MSTLTKDQLQELKNALLEQHENLQRHFESSMEDGAPAESLKDSTGELSSYDNHPADAGTETFERSRDLAIDDTLTDEFNQVNEALGRIEQGTYGSCVTCGKDIPFERLEAIPYTAYCIDDTPNRELSNERPVEEEVMTMPPSGAGEVRQRNAGKFDNADAWEAVEEYGTSNSPATAAKRDVKDYDENM
- a CDS encoding DivIVA domain-containing protein is translated as MDEHMKRRLDKQRQLFKQLGVQLDALSIHEKQFNYKLRGYDPDEVDAYLDLVIKDYERFYANIADLMDKWQEQQLTIRDLKSSAKPVEDPTKIDRKQLDDIVKQLEYSVRQLKIRARPEQDLFSE
- a CDS encoding Rrf2 family transcriptional regulator; translation: MSTHFSVSVHCLLLLSFSAPERITSALIAGSVNTNPVVVRRILGGLKKAGLVDSSPGTRGFYLAKPSSEITLAMIYQAAKDEGPLFPIHGNCNPNCDVGLRIDSLLTNLYQVAEAKVEQFFASITLEDMERSCSQLEVLPSHAE
- a CDS encoding metallophosphoesterase family protein; amino-acid sequence: MKIIVISDTHLPRRARKLPDPLVEALTDADLILHAGDWSDWSVYKLLSAYAPVEGVAGNTDPPEIGQKLGFSRIVEADGLRLGLVHGHLGSKSTEQNAIHTFAGQQVDAVIFGHSHIPVMHTVNDVLIFNPGSPTDRRRQPQYSFGIMTTHLGELQAEHVFFDEK
- a CDS encoding sugar phosphate isomerase/epimerase family protein; protein product: MKLSVFTVATPDLTADELASAAAAAGIEGIEWRYRGIPADALSEEPSYWRHNRCSIDPDQWEGQVPLFRDAAKKHGRQSIALVPYLSCGDLLATEQAFQTAQALGASMMRVGVPGYDRKTSYPELYKQAVHYLNEVQEMAQQYKVKAVVETHHQTIAPTASLAYRLVQSLDSQHVGVLYDPGNMVHEGYENHRMGLELLGPYLAHVHVKNAAWFKDASNMNSNSSVNEQNTEISLTSNWHCQWAPLTEGVVNWLQVFRDLKSVGYDGYYGIEDFSGVLQSKAMLQHFADVFAEIERRVDEEVQV